From Zingiber officinale cultivar Zhangliang chromosome 5B, Zo_v1.1, whole genome shotgun sequence, the proteins below share one genomic window:
- the LOC121985616 gene encoding cation/H(+) antiporter 19-like: protein MLIINKEFKVIIIIIFKNAVVSDPSIKCRLFWLWLSFPFWPFVSNICSPPLFSFLLKFVDFDGVSSITVRPQAFNPLSSSGIFTSRPLSSSPSLREAPSRWGKGRGSTMATATLANVTATCLKPMKATSNGSWQGDNPLDYAVPLAIVQICLVIVVTRLLAFLLRPLRQPRVIAEIIGGILLGPSALGRSQRFLDAVFPKQSLTVLDTLANIGLIFFLFLVGLELDLRSIRRTGKRALIIAAAGISLPFVMGIGTSVALRHTVAEGVPGGPFLVFMGVALSITAFPVLARILAELKLLTTDIGRMAMSAAAVNDIAAWILLALAIAISGSGSLLVSLWVLLAGVGFVAFVAICVRPVLDWMARRSPSGEPVKETFICATLATVLAAGFVTDTIGIHALFGAFIIGIFVPKDGPFAGVLIEKIEDIISGLFLPLYFVSSGLKTNVATISGGQSWALLVLVIATACIGKIGGTILASILAKVPMREAVTLGFLMNTKGLVELIVLNIGKDRKVLNDETFAIMVLMALFTTFITTPIVMAIYKPARRTPSYKHRTILRDTESELRVLACFHGSRNIPTLINLIESARGIRRRGLTVYAMHLMELSERSSAINMAHKARRNGLPFWNRKQSADHDSADQLVVAFQTFQQLSNVSLRPMTAISDLQTIHTDILSSAEQKRAALILLPFHKMQQFDGSLDSIGHGYHLVNQRVLRSAPCSVAVLVDRGLGGAAQVVASEVCYTVAVLFFGGRDDREALALGARMAEHPGIQLVVVRFIPQAIGAMLDGNRDSVSIRMDANEIAADEAYIAEFRKKVMANNSTIKLEQTAVGLKSDVVAAIKAVGRCNLFLVGQSAPTVALTDKNDCPELGPVGNYLASSEFSATSSSVLVIKQYDPAANPVVPADDGAEIYDDPDTPRTPFVK, encoded by the exons atgTTAATAATTAACAAAGAATTTaaggttattattattattatttttaaaaatgcaGTTGTTAGTGACCCTTCCATAAAATGTCGGTTGTTCTGGCTTTGGTTGTCTTTCCCGTTCTGGCCCTTCGTCTCCAACATTTGCTCGCCGCCATTGTTTTCGTTTCTCCTTAAATTTGTCGATTTTGATGGCGTCTCTTCCATCACAGTCCGTCCTCAAGCTTTTAATCCTCTTTCTTCCTCCGGCATCTTCACCTCGCGCCCGCTCTCTTCCTCGCCGTCCTTGCGGGAGGCGCCATCGAG GTGGGGAAAGGGAAGAGGATCGACTATGGCGACCGCGACTTTAGCGAATGTGACGGCGACGTGCCTGAAGCCGATGAAGGCGACGTCGAACGGGTCGTGGCAGGGCGATAACCCGCTCGACTACGCGGTCCCGCTGGCCATCGTCCAGATCTGCCTCGTCATCGTCGTCACGCGTCTCCTCGCCTTCCTCCTCCGCCCGCTCCGCCAGCCGCGTGTCATTGCCGAGATCATT GGAGGGATCTTGCTGGGCCCATCGGCGCTGGGGCGCAGCCAGCGGTTCTTGGACGCGGTGTTCCCGAAACAGAGCCTCACGGTGCTCGACACGCTTGCGAATATCggcctcatcttcttcctcttcctcgtcggCCTGGAGCTGGACCTGCGCTCCATCCGCCGCACCGGGAAGCGCGCTCTGATCATCGCCGCCGCCGGCATCTCCCTTCCCTTCGTCATGGGCATCGGCACCTCCGTCGCGCTCCGCCACACCGTCGCTGAAGGCGTCCCCGGTGGCCCCTTCCTCGTGTTCATGGGCGTCGCGCTCTCCATCACCGCGTTCCCTGTCCTCGCCCGCATCCTCGCCGAGCTGAAGCTCCTCACCACAGACATTGGCCGCATGGCCATGTCCGCCGCCGCCGTCAACGACATCGCTGCGTGGATTCTCCTCGCGCTCGCCATCGCCATCTCCGGTTCCGGCTCTCTCTTGGTCTCTTTATGGGTCCTGCTCGCCGGCGTTGGTTTCGTAGCTTTCGTCGCCATCTGCGTCCGCCCCGTGCTCGATTGGATGGCCCGCCGCTCCCCCAGCGGCGAACCCGTTAAGGAGACGTTCATATGTGCCACTCTCGCGACCGTGCTCGCCGCCGGTTTTGTGACCGACACTATCGGCATTCATGCGCTGTTCGGCGCCTTCATCATCGGGATCTTCGTGCCCAAGGACGGTCCGTTCGCTGGCGTGCTAATCGAGAAGATCGAGGACATCATCTCCGGCCTCTTCCTCCCGCTCTACTTCGTATCTAGCGGCCTGAAGACGAATGTCGCTACTATCAGCGGCGGCCAGTCCTGGGCCCTCCTTGTCCTCGTTATCGCCACCGCGTGCATCGGTAAGATTGGCGGCACTATCCTGGCCTCAATTCTTGCCAAGGTGCCCATGAGGGAAGCCGTGACGCTGGGCTTCCTCATGAACACCAAGGGCCTCGTTGAGCTCATCGTCCTTAACATTGGCAAGGACCGCAAGGTTCTCAACGACGAGACGTTCGCCATCATGGTGCTCATGGCTCTGTTCACCACCTTCATCACGACGCCAATCGTAATGGCCATCTACAAGCCGGCACGGCGGACGCCGTCATACAAACACCGCACCATCCTGCGGGACACTGAAAGCGAGCTCCGGGTGCTGGCCTGCTTCCACGGGAGCCGCAACATACCCACCCTAATCAACCTCATTGAGTCCGCCCGCGGCATCCGCCGCCGCGGCCTCACCGTCTACGCCATGCACCTTATGGAGCTCTCGGAGCGCTCCTCCGCCATCAACATGGCTCATAAGGCCCGCCGAAACGGCCTCCCCTTCTGGAACCGCAAGCAGAGCGCCGACCATGACAGCGCCGACCAGCTCGTCGTTGCCTTCCAGACCTTCCAGCAGTTGAGCAACGTCAGCCTCCGCCCCATGACCGCCATTTCCGACCTCCAAACCATCCACACAGACATTTTAAGCAGCGCCGAGCAAAAGCGCGCCGCCCTCATCCTCCTCCCCTTCCACAAGATGCAGCAGTTCGATGGCTCTCTTGATTCCATCGGCCACGGCTACCACCTTGTCAACCAGCGTGTCCTTCGCAGCGCCCCCTGCTCCGTCGCTGTCCTCGTCGATCGAGGCCTCGGTGGCGCTGCCCAAGTCGTCGCCAGCGAGGTCTGCTACACCGTCGCCGTCCTCTTCTTCGGTGGCCGCGACGACCGCGAGGCCCTCGCTCTCGGCGCGCGCATGGCAGAGCACCCCGGCATCCAGCTCGTAGTCGTTCGGTTCATCCCCCAAGCCATTGGCGCTATGCTCGACGGCAACCGCGACTCCGTCAGCATCAGGATGGACGCCAACGAGATCGCCGCCGACGAGGCCTACATCGCCGAGTTTCGCAAGAAAGTGATGGCGAACAACTCCACCATCAAGTTGGAGCAGACGGCGGTCGGCCTGAAGTCGGACGTAGTGGCTGCCATCAAGGCTGTGGGCCGGTGCAACCTCTTCCTGGTGGGGCAGTCGGCGCCCACGGTGGCGCTGACGGACAAGAACGACTGCCCTGAGCTGGGGCCGGTCGGAAACTACTTGGCATCGTCTGAATTCTCGGCTACTTCCTCCTCGGTCCTCGTCATCAAGCAGTACGACCCGGCGGCGAACCCGGTCGTTCCGGCGGATGACGGGGCAGAGATCTACGACGACCCCGACACGCCCAGGACGCCTTTCGTCAAGTAG
- the LOC121986989 gene encoding uncharacterized protein LOC121986989, whose amino-acid sequence MAYGNPKKYTQESISPRRAKEVKIESSMMSALNATSITTQIAPIETLTGSNFKKWNKQIRLVLGIMDLDYALRVDKPTPLSNTSTQDEKSVYEKWERSNRLSLMIMKGSISSDIRGGVPDSENAKDFLDSVEEQFQSSSKALATTLIIKMVTSKYNGLGGVRGHILRMNDMAAQLKAMDMEIFEGFLVHFIMTSLPSQFGPFKINYNT is encoded by the exons ATGGCTTATGGCAACCCTAAGAAGTACACACAAGAATCCATCTCCCCTCGTAGAGCGAAAGAGGTGAAGATCGAGTCTTCAATGATGTCGGCGCTCAACGCAA CTTCAATTACGACCCAAATCGCGCCCATTGAAACTCTGACAGGTAGCAATTTTAAGAAATGGAACAAACAGATTCGCCTCGTTTTGGGCATTATGGACCTTGATTATGCCTTACGGGTTGATAAACCTACCCCACTTTCAAACACTAGCACTCAAGATGAAAAATCTGTTTATGAAAAGTGGGAAAGGTCCAACCGTTTGTCACTTATGATAATGAAAGGTTCCATATCGTCGGATATTCGAGGAGGCGTGCCTGATTCTGAAAATGCTAAGGACTTCCTTGATTCCGTTGAGGAGCAGTTTCAGAGTTCCTCTAAAGCACTTGCTACCACACTAATCATCAAAATGGTAACTTCTAAGTACAACGGCCTTGGTGGTGTTCGTGGGCATATTCTAAGAATGAATGATATGGCTGCTCAACTTAAGGCCATGGACATGGAGATCTTTGAGGGCTTTCTCGTTCACTTCATTATGACATCTCTTCCTTCTCAGTTTGGTCCTTTCAAGATCAACTATAATACTTAG